Proteins found in one Macrobrachium nipponense isolate FS-2020 chromosome 4, ASM1510439v2, whole genome shotgun sequence genomic segment:
- the LOC135211229 gene encoding isovaleryl-CoA dehydrogenase, mitochondrial-like, producing MGHMGLLGITADPDYGGSGMGYFDHVLVMEELSRAAGGIALSYGAHSNLCVNQINRNGTQEQKEKYLPKLCSGEHMGALAMSEPGSGSDVVSMKLKADKVGDHYILNGNKFWITNGPDADVLVVGTVCINDVSHQIFLLTP from the exons ATGGGTCATATGGGCCTTTTGGGTATAACTGCAGATCCAGATTATGGTGGCTCTGGGATGGGCTACTTTGACCATGTACTTGTCATGGAAGAGCTTTCCCGGGCTGCCGGCGGTATTGCTCTTTCTTATGGAGCTCATTCCAATCTGTGTGTAAATCAGATAAATCGTAATGGAACACaggaacagaaagaaaaatatcttcCAAAG CTCTGCTCGGGTGAACACATGGGAGCCTTAGCTATGTCAGAACCTGGCTCAGGGAGCGATGTAGTTTCTATGAAACTAAAGGCTGATAAAGTTGGTGACCATTATATACTAAATGGTAATAAGTTCTGGATAACTAATGGACCAGATGCTGATGTTCTTGTGGTAGGTACTGTTTGTATAAATGATGTTAGTCaccaaattttccttttaacccctTGA